From Mesorhizobium sp. Pch-S:
GTCAGGATCTCCTGGGCGCTCTTGCCGAGATAGGCATTGATCAGCGCATGCGACGCATCCGGGTCCTTGGCGCCGACGGGGATCGTCAGCTGGTCCATGACGACGAGCCAGTCCTGCCAGGCCGGCGTGTATTTGGCGCCGTTCTTCACCGCGGTCATCGCGCGGCCGGTCCACATCATGATCATGTCGGCTTCACCGGATTCGGCGAGCTGCTGGGATTCGGCGCCGGTCTTCCAGTAGATGGTGTCGCCGCCCAGGTCGCGAACCTTGGCGATCGCTTTCGCGATGTCGTCCTTCGTCATCGCCTTCGGGTCGCCACCGGTGGCGCGGAAAGCCTGTTCGAGCAGGCCGCCGGTGAAGTCGCCGGACCCGTCGATGCCGCGCACGCCCGGGAACTTCTCCGTGTCGAAAAAGTCGACCCAGTTCCTGGGCGGGTTATCCTTGTACTTCTCGGTGTTGTACATCAGCACGACACCGTAGTTCATGGCCGGCACTGAGCATTCGCTGACCTGGCCCTGCGGAATCTTCGAGGTGTCGATCTTGCTGAAGTCGAGCTTCTGGAACAGCGTGCCGCAATGCACGTAGGGCGGAAAGTCGGCCGTATCGACGACGTCCCAGGTCACGTTCTTGGATTCAACCTGCGCCTGCACCTTGGCGATTTCGGTCGGGCCGTCGCTGAGCAGCTTGACGCCGGACTTGTCGACGAATTCCTTGAGCGCCGCGATCTGTCCGTCCTGAAAGATGCCGCCGAAAGACGCGAAAGTCAGGGTCTTGCCCTTGAGCGAACCTTCGGCAATCGCGCCGGCTACCGTTTTCTCCTGCGCAAAGGCACCGGTTGCCGCGGCAACGCCCAGCGCCGCAAGGGCACTGATCTTGGCAAGTCTCGAGCATAAGATGGTCATCGTCATTCTCCCATTGGCTCACGTTCTGTGAAGCGTCGCCGGCCGCGAGCGGTTACCAGCTGACGTATTGGTCGAGCTCCTCGCCGCCGGATGTCGGCGGCGCGATGATCCACATCACCTCGGCCCGGCCGTTGCCGATGTTCTCGGTGCGATGGGGAGTGGAGGTGGCATATTCGATGCTGTCGCCCTCTTCGAGAACGTGGCGGCTCTCGCCGAGGCTGACCTCGACAACGCCACGCGTCACGACCAGCATCTCGTGGGCATCGCCATGCGTGTAGAGGTCGGGGCCGGTCGAACCGCCGATTTCGAATTCACCGACATAGACTTCCATCTCGGTGGCGGGGCGACGCGACAGAAGGGTCTTGCGGCAGCCATGGCTGGTTGGAATGGCGGGGCGCTGGCTGCGCCGCAGCACACCCTCGGTCGAAGGCGTCGCCGGCTCCTCGAAAAGCGCGGCGACTGTAACGCCAAGCGCTGCCGCCATCTGATTGAGCGAGGCCGTGCTGGCGCCTGTCAGGCCCCGTTCGAGCTGGCTGATGAAGCTGGCGCTGGTGCCGGTCCTGTCCGCGAGCTGGCGGAGCGAAAGCCGGCGCCGCTGCCTCAAATCCTTGAGGCGCTGGCCGAGTTTTGCCGTCTCGGGTCCGGCTCGTTCAGGCGGGTTCTCCACGGAGTCCTGCTCCAGGGAAGATGCGACAATCGTCATGCCATAAACTCCACTGAACAGACTGTACAGTGACACTGCACATCAATCAAGATGGCTGATTGCGGTGACTTGAACCCGTGATCGCAAGGACTAGAGGGCCTGGTGATCGTCATCCGGCTGGCATTTCTTTCGCCACGGATGAAGTCTACAATGCGCCTCATCTTTTGGAGCAATTCCAGGAAAAGTGCGCAGCGGTTTGCGTCCGGAATTGCGTATAAACAAAGAGTTAGAGCGTTTCGGCGTTGCCGTGAGAAAACGGAAACGCTCCAGAATCGAGGAGATGGCGATGTCGCTCAAAGTCCTGGCGGCGGTGCTTGTCGCGACCCTGCTGGCCGGTTGCCAGACGATGACGCCGGAGCAGCGGCGCGCGGCGGACGAGGCGAAGTGCAGCGCCTACGGATTCAAGAAGAAGACCGATGCCTTTGCCGAATGCCTGCAACGGATCGACCTTGACCGTTCAGCGGAGATGCGTGCCCGCGACGCGGAGTTCGCACGCTTCAATGCCCGCCCTCCCGTGGTGATTTATCGCCCGATCGTGGTGAAACAATAAACCAGCGAGCGACCGACAGGCTTATTGAGGCTGTGGCGGAACGACGATCGCCATCGTCGCACCGCCGTCCTGCCTGTTGCCTGCTTCCAGCCGGCCGCCATGGGCCTTGGCAATAGCCTCGACGATGGACAGCCCGAGGCCGGTGCCGCCGGTTGCCCGCGAACGCGAGGTTTCACCGCGCCAGAAGACATCAAACGAAATCGAGCGAACCTCCTCAAGCAGGCCGGGACCACGGTCCAGGAAGCGGACAAACGCGTTGCCGTCCCTGTCGAGGCCGGTCTCGCAACGAAGTTCGCCACCTGCAGCGGCGTAGCGGCAGGCATTGTGCACGAGCGCCAGCATTGCCTGCCGCAGGCGCTCCGGATCGACATTGGCCGGGGCCGCGCCGAAGCCCGTTTCGACACGCATCCCGGCCTCTTCGAGCATCGGGCGGGCGGCAGCGATAACGGTCCTGGCTTCGGCCGCAAGATCCGTAGCCGATCTCTGGGTAATCAGCTTGTGGCCTGCGGCGAGCGAGAGCATGCGCAGGTCTTCGACCAATCGCGACAATCCCTGCACCTGCATGAGCAGGTCCTCCAGTCCTTGCTGGCGGATTGGAAAAACGCCGTCGATCATGCCCTGCAGATTACCCTGCAATATGGTGAGTGGGGTGCGCAGTTCATGCGCAACGGCCATGGTGTTGAAACGCAGGCGCTTCTCCATATGGTCGAGATCGGTTGCCAGCGCATCGATTGTCTTGCCGAGGCGCTGCACCTCCGACGTACCACCGCGAAAATTGCCAAGGCCAACCGCGAAATCGCCTTCGCGCAACGTTTCCGCCGCCACAACCAACTTCTCCAGTGGCCGCGCAATCCGGCGGGCGAGCCAATAACCGATCGCACCACAGATGAATGCCGCCAGCAGGATGTGACCGATGAATGCCACATTCATCTGGGCATCCACGGTTTTCTCGAATTCCGGAACGATGAGCATCAGTTTCCGGAAGCTCTCGACGGACGGCATGACACCGTCCTGGATGTCCCGATAAGCCTGCGCCACATCGGCGGGCAGCGTCCGCAACTCGATCTCCGTCAGCTGCTTCATGATCGAGAAGAAGGTGGTGTAGGCGATGATCATGCTGAGCACGAGCATCGCAGCGATGGTTATCGCCGTGACCGTGGAGAGAGAAAGCCGCCGTAACCTCATTTCGGTGCCGCGAACCGGTAGCCGACGCCGCGCACCGCCTGGAAGAGACCGGGAACGCCGGCATTCTCGAACTTGCGGCGCAGGTTCGCGACATGCGTGTCGACCGTCTTGGCCAGCGCGTCGTTTTCCGGCAGGCAGGCATCGAGGATGTCGGCGCGACCGAAGGCATGGGTGGGCCGGCGGATCATATAGGCGACGATGCGGAATTCGCTGAGCGTCAGCGCCAGGGACTGGCGGCCGGTTTCTGCCTCGACGAAAGCGGCATGGGCATCGAGATCGACCTCGACGGGAGCAAATCGCAGCGTCCGCGAGGCACCCGCAGCCCGTGACCGGCGCAGCACCGCATTGACGCGGGCCACGACCTCCTGCGGATTGAACGGCTTGACCACATAGTCGTCGGCGCCCAGCCGCAAACCCGAAAGGCGGTCGATATCCTCGGCCAGCGCCGTCACCATGATGACCGGCGTGTTCGCGTCCTGGCGGATGCGCGCCAAAACCTCGAAGCCATCCTGACGGGGTATGTGCACGTCGAGCAGCACGAGATCCGGCGACAGCATCGCATGGTGGGACAGCGCGATATCGCCGTTCGTCGCGGTGACGGTGCGAAAGCCCTCGCGTGCCAGATAGGCTTCGAGAATTTCGGCGATGCGCGGTTCGTCCTCGACGATAAGGATCAACCCCTTGTCCATGCGCGGTCCTTCAAACGTTTGCTGGGCCATATTCCGCAACACGAAGCGGCAGGCAATCGCAAACACCGACAGGTGCCGGGTTCCTTAGCAAGCCTTGGCGGCTTCTCCGCCAAACCTTGATGAAACTCGACAAAGGTCCGGCTGTCGACGCGTCGTCATGGTTTGGGCGAGACCAGTGGCGCGCCGGCGTCACCTCGTCGGAACCATCATGCAAACGCCACCAAAGACCTTCGGACACATTCAGCGTCCACGCATAGCGGCCTTGTGGATCGTCACCTTGTTCCTCATCGCCTTTGCGCTGCTGTTCCAGTCCGCCTGGAAACTCTATCCGCCAGGCGGCGTGGATCTGCAGCTGACAATCAGGATCGCCGGCATCGGCCTTATCGGCACGGCGATCCTGGGACGGCTCTGGTGCACGCTCTACATCGGCGGAAAGAAGTCGGTGATGCTGGTCGACGACGGCCCCTATTCGATGTGCCGCAACCCGCTCTACCTGTTCTCGATCATCGGGGCGGCAGGGGTGGGAGCGCAGACAGGCAGTGCAGCACCCGCACTGCTGTGCGCCATCGTGGTGCATGCGATCCTGCTGCGGACCGCGACACGTGAAGAGCATCTGCTCAAGACGCTGTTCGGGCAGGCTTACCTGGACTATCGCCAGCGTGTCCCGGCATTCTGCCTCGACTGCCGGCTGTTTGTGGATCGCGAGACGATCGAAATCACGCCGCAGCGACTCTACGGCACCTTGATCGACAGTCTCGTCTTCCTTGCCGCGGTGCCGGCCATGTTTCTGGTCGAATATCTGCAGGACGAAGGCTATCTGCCGGTGTTCTTCAGCCTGTATTGAGCCGGGCCGCCGCGCGACGCTCTGGCGCAACCAAAAGTTTTGCTTCCCTCTCGCCAATGGTTCGGCCAAAGGCTAGTTCCGCGTCGGCTGAACAATCGGCGTGAAGGACTCTCGACCCATGGCGTCGCTGCGGGCACTCGCCCCCAAGAACCTCGTCGTGGCTGGCATCCTGCTGATGCTGGCCGGCGATTTCATGTTCGCGCTCAACGACGCGATGGGAAAATGGCTGGTCGCCAATTTTTCGGTCGGACTGGTGGTCGCCGTCCGCTCGATCGGTGCCTTCATTATCCTCGGTCCGATGATAGCGCGGCAGGGCACGGCGAAACTCTTCCAGCTCGAGCGGCCCGGCACACAGGTGCTGCGCGCCGTCATGGCGACGGTCGATACCGGTCTCTTCTACGCCGCCGTCGTCCACATGCCGCTGGCCGACGTGATGAGCTTCTACATGGCCGGACCGATCTATGTCGCCGCGCTTTCGCATTTCATGCTCGGCGAACGCATCCGCTGGCGCCGCTGGGCGGCGATCCTGGTCGGATTCTGCGGCGTGCTGGTCATTCTCAACCCATCGGCATCCGCCTTTTCGACATCCGCCATCTTCGCCTTCATCGGCTCCGTCGCCTTCGCCCTGACGATCGTCTACAGCCGGCAATTGCGCGGAACGCCCGATACGACGCTGGTGACCTGGCAGACCATCGCCGCCCTGGTGGCGGGTCTCGTCTTCGCGATTCCCGACTGGAAAACGCCCGGCCTCGTCGACATCGGCCCGATGCTGTTGCTCGGCGTCGTTTCCTGCGCCGCCCATCTGATGATCACGCGGGCGCTGAAACTGGCGCCGGCCTCGACGCTGGCACCGCTGCACTACAGCCTACTTTTGTGGGCCATCGTGTTCGGCATGGTGTTCTTCGGCGACGTGCCGGGCCCGCGCGTGCTCGTGGGTGCTGCCATCGTCGTGCTGGCCGGCCTGTTCATCTTCCACCGCCAGAAGGTGGTCGATACGGTGCCGCCGGAGAACGTGCCGAAGGGCGTGAACTAGATAAGGTGCGTCCTTCGAGGCTCGCCCACATGACTTTTACAAGATTTCAAATCTTTCGCGGGCTCGCACCTCAGGATGAGGACCGTTGTGCCATTCGGATAAAAAGCGGAAGCGTTTCAGAACTCGGACGTGGCTTCACGCAACGGCCCTCATCCTGAGGTGCGAGCCCGCAGGGCCACAGGAGACAAAACGCGACCTCAATCGGGCGAGCCTCGAAGGACGCACCAAATCAATGCATGGCGACTTGGCAGGCTCAATCAGCCGACAAAGCCAGCCGCCTTGTGGCTACCATCACAGAACGGCTTGTTCTTCGAATGGCCGCAGCGGCACAGGAACACCTTGGTGACACGGTCGACCGTGCGGCCGGTGCCCGAGACGATCTCCAGATTGCCCTCTACCTTCAGCGAACCGTTGGGCAAGGGTGTTACCTTGACCGCACCGTTGCGTGCCTCGAGCGCGACGGATTCCTTCGTATCGGGCTCGCCGGTGGCGGCAAAGCCCACCTTGGTGTGGCTGCCGTCGCAGAACGGCTTGTTCTCGGACGCGCCGCAGCGGCAGAGCGTTGCCCGCAGCATCATTTCGCCATTGATGTCCATCTCGGCGTTGAAGGCGAGCGGTCCGTTCTCCCGTACCCTCACCAGATTGACCACCGGAGCGGCCTCCGCCGACCCGCCATCCTTGCGGTGGTAGGTGATGGCGCCGGAAGGACAGGAATGGGCGACGCCGACGATCGCTTCGACAGCGCCTGCTTCCGGATGGATCCATTCGCCCGGCGCATTGGGCACGAAGACCTCCGGATGGCCGAGCACGCAGTTGCGCGAGTGGATGCAGAGCCTGCCGTCGAAACCGACGTCGATGTTTTCGCCTTCGACGAAGCGTCGTGTCATGGGTAGCTCCTCAGCATGATCTATCCAGATCATGCCGTAGAGAAACGGTCCGCCGCAACTGGTCGAAAGGAGGGTTTTGCGAAACTCACCCTCGTCGGGAAAGCCGCAGGAGGTAGTCCTTTCTGTTGAGCGGATTGTCGTCGGTGCGCGGTCGTTCCGGCATCGTGCCGCGGATGGGTCGATAGTGATCGAACGCCGTCTCCAGCACCCCCTCCCCATGCGTATGCCCCGGCACCAGCTTCTGCAAAGCGTGGACACGCGCCGCCGGAATGGTGCCGGTCAATATGCAGGAGTCACCTTCCATCGTCGGGTTCTGCGGCGCTGCGTCCAGTTTCGCCAGGATCGGCAGCAATGATGCCAGAGTGTCCGCCGGCGCTTCGAGCTGGAAGCGATGGATCGGCTCGCACACCACCGTCCCCGCCTGCTTCAGGGCGGCCATCACGACCAGCGGGGTGAGCTTGCGATGCTCGGCCGCCGTCGTCATCGGTCCCCAGTGGCGGACACGTGTCGCCTCGGTCATCGTGACGATGCAGTCCGTCACCTGCCAGCCATGGAGACCCTGCCGAAGCGCGTCATGAACAGCGTCCTCCACCGCCTTGTGATAGGAAAGCGGAAGGGTTCCGAACTCCATTTCCAGGCGAAACACAATGCCGCTGCCGACAGGTCCAGGCTCGACCCGCAGGGCAACCGTCGCAACGAACGGGTCTGGGGCCTCGTCGCGCGCGAAACCGCTGCCGATCGGCCGCTCGACGCAGATCGGGGTGGTCTCGCGAAACGAAATGTCGAGCCCGAATTCGTCTGCCAGCGTCTGCTGGATGACCTCCTTCTGCACTTCGCCATAGAGCGAGACATAGGTCTCCTGCCGGCTGTCGTCCTGCCGAAGGTTTATCAGGGGATCCTGTTCGGCGAGCAACGAAAGTGCCGCATGCAAAGGACCCTTGTCGGCCAGGTGGCGAAGCTGGATCACGGTCTCCAGCGTCGGTGGCGCGAAATGATGTTCGGCACCGCGATGGCGAATGCCGATCGCATCGCCGATCTGGACGTCGGCAAGGCCCCAGAGTTTACCGATCTGCCCGGCCTTGAGGCAGGATTGCTTGACCGCACCACCATTGTCGAAAACATGGAGTGCCGAGACCTTGGCCTCGCGCCCCCGGCCGAAACCGACACGCTGGCGCGTTCGCAAGGTCCCGGAAAACAGACGGACATAGGCGATCCTTTCACCGGACCCGCCGCGTTCGATCTTGAACACCACGCCTGAAACAGGGCCATCGGCAAGGCCTTCGGTTACCGGCAGCAGGTCGCGGATGCCAGCGAGCAACGGCGCGATGCCGGCACCGGTGACGGCCGAGCCGAAGAACACCGGGTGCACCAGTGCCTTCCCTGTCTGCTTCGCGAGCGCCTTGTACAGCTTGCCAGCCGACTGCGCCCGATCGTCGACATAGGCTGCGAGCAGCGTGTCGTCATGTTCGGCCAGGGCCTGTGTCAGCACATCACTGAATGCCGCCTCGTCGAAGTCGTAAGGTTGCGTGCGGGCATCCTGCGTTCCGACATCTGGTACCGCACCCATCACAATGGCGCTCGGCGTCAACTTCCTCGTGATTTCCATCACGACGCGTTCGCAATCGGCACCGCCGCGATCGATCTTGTTGACGAAGATCAGCGTCGGAATGCAGAGCCGCCGCAGCGTCCGCATCAATATGCGCGTCTGCGCCTGCACACCCTCCACAGCGGAAACCACCAGCACCGCACCGTCGAGCACGCCAAGCACACGCTCCACTTCCGCGATGAAATCCGGATGGCCAGGTGTATCGATCAGGTTGACCGCCACGTCATCGATCGTGAACGACATCACCGCGGTTTTGATGGTGATGCCGCGCTGCCGTTCCTGGGCCAATGTGTCGGTCTGTGTGTTACCGTCGTCGACGCTGCCGATCCTGTCGATGACGCCGGCTGCATGGAGCAGCCGTTCCGTGAGGCTCGTCTTACCTGCGTCGACGTGCGCCAGAATTCCCAAATTCAAAGTCCGCATAGAGGTTCATGTCCCCAAGATGGATCAAAGCTCCTTTCTCGATGGACATGACTCGCATTGGTCGGCTCCTTACCGAACGTGACTTGGGAGGAATGAGAGAGCACGCGATGCCCGGAATGGCAACCCATTGCGCCCATCGCCGCTTTGTCAGCCGGCGTTAGCTGCGTCTTCTGTGGCGCATTGGTGACGCTTGAGCGTCTTTAACTGCAAGCCAATCAGGCCGAGCTGACCATCAGAGCAGGCGCCGTCCGGTAATGTCGCGACGTTGGCCGGCTACTTGCCGACGTTCTTGCAAATCTCGCAGCCCTGCTGCTGTTTTTCCGAGAGTTTCTTCGCCAGCTCGATTGCCTGCTGTCTTTCCGACAACTTGTTTTGCAAGTTAAGCATGTCGCCTTCCTGCTTCTGCAACGGGGCGACTTTGGACGACCGCTGGAGATCTCCACCCTTCGGCGAGGTCGTCGCCATGGAGGTCGTTGGGCCTGACTGTTGCGCGATAGCGGATGTGGAAACTAGGACCAGCACCGCAATTCCCAATGTGAGGCGCATCTCAATCTTTCCGACTGATCCGTCAGGAAGCCGCATTAGCACGAAACCATATCGAATGCAGCACTATCCCTAGGACCTAGCCCTTCACTCTCTGCCCCGCGGGGTCGAAGAGCGGCTCCGTATGCAGGCGGGCCGGAACGGTTTGGGTCGCGACGACCAGTTGGTAGTTGCCGTCGCGCAGATAGGAATCGCCGACACCCGCTGCATTGCGCACATAGCCGTAGCCGATGTTACCGGCCACGGTGTAGCCGTAGCCACCCGAGGTGAGATAGCCGACCGGTTCGCCATTGCGCAGGATGGTCTCGCGGCCGAGCAGGACGACCTCGGGATCATCCACCGTGAAGCCGGCAAAACGCTTGACCAGCGGCTGCCCGG
This genomic window contains:
- a CDS encoding ATP-binding protein — protein: MRLRRLSLSTVTAITIAAMLVLSMIIAYTTFFSIMKQLTEIELRTLPADVAQAYRDIQDGVMPSVESFRKLMLIVPEFEKTVDAQMNVAFIGHILLAAFICGAIGYWLARRIARPLEKLVVAAETLREGDFAVGLGNFRGGTSEVQRLGKTIDALATDLDHMEKRLRFNTMAVAHELRTPLTILQGNLQGMIDGVFPIRQQGLEDLLMQVQGLSRLVEDLRMLSLAAGHKLITQRSATDLAAEARTVIAAARPMLEEAGMRVETGFGAAPANVDPERLRQAMLALVHNACRYAAAGGELRCETGLDRDGNAFVRFLDRGPGLLEEVRSISFDVFWRGETSRSRATGGTGLGLSIVEAIAKAHGGRLEAGNRQDGGATMAIVVPPQPQ
- a CDS encoding CDGSH iron-sulfur domain-containing protein, with protein sequence MTRRFVEGENIDVGFDGRLCIHSRNCVLGHPEVFVPNAPGEWIHPEAGAVEAIVGVAHSCPSGAITYHRKDGGSAEAAPVVNLVRVRENGPLAFNAEMDINGEMMLRATLCRCGASENKPFCDGSHTKVGFAATGEPDTKESVALEARNGAVKVTPLPNGSLKVEGNLEIVSGTGRTVDRVTKVFLCRCGHSKNKPFCDGSHKAAGFVG
- a CDS encoding XRE family transcriptional regulator, giving the protein MTIVASSLEQDSVENPPERAGPETAKLGQRLKDLRQRRRLSLRQLADRTGTSASFISQLERGLTGASTASLNQMAAALGVTVAALFEEPATPSTEGVLRRSQRPAIPTSHGCRKTLLSRRPATEMEVYVGEFEIGGSTGPDLYTHGDAHEMLVVTRGVVEVSLGESRHVLEEGDSIEYATSTPHRTENIGNGRAEVMWIIAPPTSGGEELDQYVSW
- a CDS encoding isoprenylcysteine carboxylmethyltransferase family protein, encoding MQTPPKTFGHIQRPRIAALWIVTLFLIAFALLFQSAWKLYPPGGVDLQLTIRIAGIGLIGTAILGRLWCTLYIGGKKSVMLVDDGPYSMCRNPLYLFSIIGAAGVGAQTGSAAPALLCAIVVHAILLRTATREEHLLKTLFGQAYLDYRQRVPAFCLDCRLFVDRETIEITPQRLYGTLIDSLVFLAAVPAMFLVEYLQDEGYLPVFFSLY
- a CDS encoding DMT family transporter; this encodes MASLRALAPKNLVVAGILLMLAGDFMFALNDAMGKWLVANFSVGLVVAVRSIGAFIILGPMIARQGTAKLFQLERPGTQVLRAVMATVDTGLFYAAVVHMPLADVMSFYMAGPIYVAALSHFMLGERIRWRRWAAILVGFCGVLVILNPSASAFSTSAIFAFIGSVAFALTIVYSRQLRGTPDTTLVTWQTIAALVAGLVFAIPDWKTPGLVDIGPMLLLGVVSCAAHLMITRALKLAPASTLAPLHYSLLLWAIVFGMVFFGDVPGPRVLVGAAIVVLAGLFIFHRQKVVDTVPPENVPKGVN
- a CDS encoding extracellular solute-binding protein → MTILCSRLAKISALAALGVAAATGAFAQEKTVAGAIAEGSLKGKTLTFASFGGIFQDGQIAALKEFVDKSGVKLLSDGPTEIAKVQAQVESKNVTWDVVDTADFPPYVHCGTLFQKLDFSKIDTSKIPQGQVSECSVPAMNYGVVLMYNTEKYKDNPPRNWVDFFDTEKFPGVRGIDGSGDFTGGLLEQAFRATGGDPKAMTKDDIAKAIAKVRDLGGDTIYWKTGAESQQLAESGEADMIMMWTGRAMTAVKNGAKYTPAWQDWLVVMDQLTIPVGAKDPDASHALINAYLGKSAQEILTKETSYTPINSEAKPVVDDAVAAFLTNTPERQGQGYQQNIKFWVENFKDASEQWTAMMAGG
- a CDS encoding response regulator; protein product: MDKGLILIVEDEPRIAEILEAYLAREGFRTVTATNGDIALSHHAMLSPDLVLLDVHIPRQDGFEVLARIRQDANTPVIMVTALAEDIDRLSGLRLGADDYVVKPFNPQEVVARVNAVLRRSRAAGASRTLRFAPVEVDLDAHAAFVEAETGRQSLALTLSEFRIVAYMIRRPTHAFGRADILDACLPENDALAKTVDTHVANLRRKFENAGVPGLFQAVRGVGYRFAAPK
- a CDS encoding TetM/TetW/TetO/TetS family tetracycline resistance ribosomal protection protein, giving the protein MRTLNLGILAHVDAGKTSLTERLLHAAGVIDRIGSVDDGNTQTDTLAQERQRGITIKTAVMSFTIDDVAVNLIDTPGHPDFIAEVERVLGVLDGAVLVVSAVEGVQAQTRILMRTLRRLCIPTLIFVNKIDRGGADCERVVMEITRKLTPSAIVMGAVPDVGTQDARTQPYDFDEAAFSDVLTQALAEHDDTLLAAYVDDRAQSAGKLYKALAKQTGKALVHPVFFGSAVTGAGIAPLLAGIRDLLPVTEGLADGPVSGVVFKIERGGSGERIAYVRLFSGTLRTRQRVGFGRGREAKVSALHVFDNGGAVKQSCLKAGQIGKLWGLADVQIGDAIGIRHRGAEHHFAPPTLETVIQLRHLADKGPLHAALSLLAEQDPLINLRQDDSRQETYVSLYGEVQKEVIQQTLADEFGLDISFRETTPICVERPIGSGFARDEAPDPFVATVALRVEPGPVGSGIVFRLEMEFGTLPLSYHKAVEDAVHDALRQGLHGWQVTDCIVTMTEATRVRHWGPMTTAAEHRKLTPLVVMAALKQAGTVVCEPIHRFQLEAPADTLASLLPILAKLDAAPQNPTMEGDSCILTGTIPAARVHALQKLVPGHTHGEGVLETAFDHYRPIRGTMPERPRTDDNPLNRKDYLLRLSRRG